The nucleotide sequence GCATTATAATTTTGTCTACTCCTACGTTGAGAGGGTAGAGCCATTAGCTTTTAAAAAAGACATAATAAAAATGAACTGGCAGATAATCCACTTCATTGTTGCTTTACTTATGTAATTTGCCGGCCTATGTACACTATTTCACAATCCAGGGTAAAAAGAAAAGCGAGGGTGAATCGGGTTATGCTTCTCTTTGTAAGGCATGCTGTTCCTTTTCGAGGGTGCTTAGAAGATCTTCCTGTGCTTTTTGACTCAGCTCGTTGGAGTAGTCGATCGCGTCGTATATGGATGCAAAGTGCTTTGATGTGTAGTAAGGCGATTTATAGCAGTGCACGCTTTTCGTTTGGGAAGGGTAGATGAGAACCTTCCAGTGATAAACGTCCCGCTGCTTTTCACTGCCTTCCATCGCGATCAGCCAGTGTGTCGAGCTTTCGAGCGCCTCGTCTTCCTCTGCTTTTCTTAAAAGAGCAGCTCGATCGTTTTCTCCGATCAGAATAGGGACTCTTTCGTAAAACTCCCTAAGATTTGGGTAGTTGCTCATAACCTCTCTCCTTTCAAACATGATTTGTCCATTTCACAAAGTACATGTTTTTCTTATTAAGACATTATATGAAGGGAGAGGGGAAAAGATGATAGGGATCAGAAGAAATACATGCAGAGACCAAGTACGCCTGCAGCCACCATATATAATGAGAGCAGCAGCATAATAATTTTGGTAATGATAAACGACTTTTCCGCTATTTTCGTGAATAGAGCAAAATCCGAGTCCCAAAGCCATTTCCGTTTGTCTTCACGAAACCATGCGTATTGTTCAAGCTCCTTTTGATGTTCTTGCTCTGTATATTTAAATAAAATCAATAGAAAAAAAGCGACTCCTGGAATGAAAAATAACAATCCGAATGTTAGAGGATTCATGTTTATACATCCTTTTGCTCAAAAGTAAAACCAGATACTGAAAGGTCAGTACCTGGATTGGAATAATTACATTCTGTTAGAAACGTCTTCTTTTGTTGCGGCGCGGTCTTCGAGGTCTTCTGATTTTAATCTCTTTTACTTTAATGAAACGAACTCCGATAAACAAGAAATACGTAGCTAGAGCGACATAAAAGAAAATCGGTACACTTTCAAACTGGTTCTTCGCTAGCAGGTAAAACATGTAGAACAGAAACAGCGAGATAATGGTCCCGTATCGTGGCATCGGAATGTCCTTGAAGCTTGGAATCCTTATCGTGCTGACCATCAACAGGCCAAGCCCGTAAAAGAGAAGGACAAAGATCCAAAGCGGAATCCATTTTACGAAAAATACTAAAAAGACGACGATTCCACCAGCTAGTGGAATTGGAATCCCTTTAAAATATTTCATGGATTCATCCGCATCTGTGATATTAAATCGGGCAAGGCGGTATGCGCCGAATAACGGGAACAAACCAGCAAACAGGAATCCCCACATGCCTAAATGTGCGAAGTATGTGTTGGCCACAAAAAAGGCAGGAGCTACGCCAAACGAAACGACATCTGCAAGAGAATCCAGTTCTTTCCCTAAGTTGCCTGAAACGCCTAAAATCCTCGCTGCTCTTCCGTCAACAGCATCCAGCATCATCGCGATAAAAATCAGGATTGCAGCATTTCTGATGTCACCGTTTGTTACGTATCCGATAGACAGAAAGCCGCAAAATAAATTTCCTAAAGTTAATAAGTTCGGTATATGCTTTTTCATTGTTCACGTCCTTAAAAAATACTCTTCTCTATATAATAGATGATTTTATTGGAAAAAGTTATGTTTTTTTGGTTGAATGAGTAGTTTAACATATTTTTAATTTGTTTGTAGAGCTGGTTGAGAGGGTGGTAGAGGCAGGGGCGGGAGAATAGATCAAGAACTCGACCAAAACATATAAAAAAACAGCTTCGTTAAGAGTGAAAGCTGACTCAAAAGGTCATTCAGTAAACACTTGATGCCGTTGATCGGCTAAAATTTGTGCTCATTAGCTGCTCGGGACTTGCTGTGAGCGAAACAAGGGCACCAATGAGCGAAACGGGTGAATTTCTGGGCGAACGTGTAATAAATATAAGAACACGTACCGTAACCCCGCCCCCAGCCATCCCCAACACTATCCACCTGAATAAAATTTTAGGTGTCCCATCTCACTCACTTCACACTTCTCTTCAAATAACTTTCAAACAGAAGGTCAATCAGCAGCATCAGAGTGGATCTTGCGGTTATATCATAGCCAGCAAACTTCACGCGGCCGACCGTCATACTTAAATTTGTTTTCACCATCTTACCTAAAGTAGAGTCTGATGCGTTCGTGATCGCAGCTGTGTCAACCACTTTATATGATAGCTTTTCGGCAGCTTGCACCAATGTTTTTGTTTCGCCGCTCGATGAGATGAAGAACACAAGGTCATTTGGTTCGACCATGTTTGGTAAAAGATCAATCATATGTGACTCGTATGTATAGTGCGTCTGCTTGTTCGTCTGCATGAGAAGTTTGCTGAAATACTCGGCCATCATCTTAGAAAGCCCGACTCCAATGACGATTACACGCTTTGCACTAACGATCTTTTCACTCAATTTTTCGAGCTCACGCGTTTGAATGGTTTCAAACGCTGATACAAACTCGTCTTTATAGCGATCGACAGGATTGTCATCCATCAACACCTGCTGGTTCTCTAGCTTTTTCAACATGAATTTTAGTTCTGAAAAACCTTCCAATCCTAGTTTGTGGGACATGCGAACGATTGTTGTGGTGCTCACGTTGTTTACTTTTGCGATCTCCGTTAATGAATGTTTTTTCGCTTCATCTATATGATTGTCGATGTAATATAGTACTTGTTTTTCGGTTGGCGTAAGATCGGCCAAATGGCTTCCGAACTGATCTAGAAACTTCCCCATGTTTGCACTTCCTCTTTTCCGAACGATTCTTTCCTAATAGTATAGCCCATTTTTCATTCTGTACAAATGTACAGACTATGTACAAAGATAACGCTTACTTTCATGTTACAAATAGAGTATAGAAAGTTGGAAGTGCTTTCATACTAGGAAAGATTGGAGTGAACGTCATGGAACTTAGAAACATGACCCATCCGAATTTAGTTCTGTTCGATGTTGATGCTCAAAATAAAGAGCAAGTTATCAAACAGCTAATTTCAAAGATTAAAAAGCAAGATTATATAGAATCAGAAGAAGCATTATTGGAAGCGGTTATAAAACGCGAAGAACAATCACCGACAGGAATGGAAAAAGGATTAGCCATTCCGCACGGTAAATCTTCAACGGTAAAACAAGCCGTTTTCGCTGTAGCGCGATTAAAAACGCCACTCGCAGATTGGGAAAGCATCGATCCGAACAACAAAGTTCAACTCGTGTTCTTGATCGCTATTCCAGAAAGTGAAGCGGGTACAACGCATTTAAAAGTACTGTCAACACTAAGCACAAACTTGATGCGTGACGGCTATTTGGAAGGTTTGATGGCTGCATCAACCCCAGAAGAATTTTTAAACAGATTGGATGTTGAAGAGAAGACAGAAGTTCCAGTTGAAAAAGAATTTACGAAAACCGTTGTTGCCGTGACCGCTTGTGCCACAGGGATCGCGCATACGTACATGTCGGCTGAAGCTTTAGAAAAAGCAGGTCGTGAGCTAGGTGTGCGTGTACTCGTTGAAAAGCAAGGGGCAAACGGGATTGAGGACGAGCTAACTGCAGATGTTATTAAAAACGCAGATGCTGTAATTTTCGCAACAGACATCGCACCAAAACGAAAAGAACGTTTTGCTGGGAAAACCTATGTTGCAACACGTGTCGCTGAACCGCTCAGACGCGGGAAAGAATTGATTCAAAAAGCGCTAGACAATCCTGATG is from Fictibacillus sp. b24 and encodes:
- the pssA gene encoding CDP-diacylglycerol--serine O-phosphatidyltransferase — translated: MKKHIPNLLTLGNLFCGFLSIGYVTNGDIRNAAILIFIAMMLDAVDGRAARILGVSGNLGKELDSLADVVSFGVAPAFFVANTYFAHLGMWGFLFAGLFPLFGAYRLARFNITDADESMKYFKGIPIPLAGGIVVFLVFFVKWIPLWIFVLLFYGLGLLMVSTIRIPSFKDIPMPRYGTIISLFLFYMFYLLAKNQFESVPIFFYVALATYFLFIGVRFIKVKEIKIRRPRRPRRNKRRRF
- a CDS encoding MurR/RpiR family transcriptional regulator, which translates into the protein MGKFLDQFGSHLADLTPTEKQVLYYIDNHIDEAKKHSLTEIAKVNNVSTTTIVRMSHKLGLEGFSELKFMLKKLENQQVLMDDNPVDRYKDEFVSAFETIQTRELEKLSEKIVSAKRVIVIGVGLSKMMAEYFSKLLMQTNKQTHYTYESHMIDLLPNMVEPNDLVFFISSSGETKTLVQAAEKLSYKVVDTAAITNASDSTLGKMVKTNLSMTVGRVKFAGYDITARSTLMLLIDLLFESYLKRSVK